A region of Mugil cephalus isolate CIBA_MC_2020 chromosome 3, CIBA_Mcephalus_1.1, whole genome shotgun sequence DNA encodes the following proteins:
- the LOC125005356 gene encoding myoblast determination protein 1 homolog, producing the protein MDLSDFSFPLSSVDDLYDFSTSDLNFFDDLDARLTQAGLLKSEDHPHHHHHHHHHHVHHVPNAQDEEEDQHVRAPGGLHQAGHCLLWACKACKRKTTHSDRRKAATMRERRRLSKVNDAFETLKRCTASNPNQRLPKVDILRNAISYIESLQALLRTGQDDSFYPPLEHFSGDSDASSPGSNCSDAMMDFISPCSTKSENSDTSYCSQTADDHSSSKKSLISSLDCLSSIVERISTDPAVAPPGDSVVPRGPGSPHNTPAPASTSAPEPSSIYEPL; encoded by the exons ATGGATCTCTCAGacttctccttccctctctcttcgGTCGATGACCTTTATGACTTCAGCACCAGTGACCTGAACTTCTTCGATGACCTGGACGCTCGGCTGACGCAGGCCGGCCTGCTCAAGTCCGAGGAccatccccaccaccaccaccaccaccaccaccaccatgtcCACCACGTCCCCAACGCacaagacgaggaggaggaccagcACGTGCGGGCCCCTGGGGGCCTCCACCAGGCGGGCCACTGCCTCCTGTGGGCCTGCAAGGCCTGCAAGAGGAAGACGACCCACTCGGACAGGAGGAAAGCGGCGACCATGCGGGAGAGGCGGCGGCTCAGCAAAGTCAACGACGCCTTTGAGACCCTGAAACGCTGCACGGCGTCCAACCCCAACCAGCGGCTGCCCAAAGTGGACATCCTGAGGAACGCCATCAGCTACATCGAGTCCCTGCAGGCGCTGCTGAGGACCGGCCAGGACGACAGCTTCTACCCGCCGCTCGAACACTTCAGCGGGGACTCGGACGCCTCCAGCCCCGGCTCCAACTGCTCCGACGCCATG ATGGATTTCATCTCTCCATGTTCAACCAAAAGTGAAAACAGCGACACCTCTTACTGCAGCCAAACAGCAGACG atcacagcagcagcaaaaaatcACTCATTTCCAGTTTGGACTGTTTGTCCAGCATCGTAGAGCGGATCAGCACAGACCCGGCCGTGGCCCCCCCAGGAGACAGCGTGGTCCCCCGGGGCCCCGGATCACCTCACAACACCCCTGCTCCTGCTTCCACCTCGGCTCCTGAGCCCAGCAGCATCTACGAGCCGCTCTGA
- the LOC125005355 gene encoding troponin T, fast skeletal muscle isoforms-like isoform X7, with amino-acid sequence MSDTEEVDQVEDEEDAYEEEEEKPKFKPSAPKIPDGEKVDFDDIQKKRQNKDLVELQSLIDAHFECRKKEEEELIALKERIEKRRAERAEQQRIRAEKDKERQARREAERQRKEEADAHRKAEDEAKKKIALTNMGSMGYSSHLQRVDQRRGKKQTEREKKKKVLAERCKPLSVSDLSEDNLREKAKELWEWLHRLEAIKYDHCEKLKRQRYEVVSLRNRIDELQKHSKKGAASRRRK; translated from the exons AGGAGAAGCCGAAGTTTAA GCCGAGTGCTCCGAAGATCCCAGATGGCGAGAAAGTGGACTTTGAC GACATCCAGAAGAAACGTCAGAACAAAGATCTGGTTGAGCTGCAGTCGCTGATCGACGCTCACTTTGAGtgcaggaagaaggaggaggaggaactcaTCGCTCTCAAAGAAAGAATT gAGAAGCGTCGCGCTGAGCGAGCCGAGCAGCAGAGGATTCGTGCTGAGAAGGATAAAGAGCGACAGGCCAGACGGGAg GCCGAGcggcagaggaaggaggaggccgACGCCCACAGGAAGGCTGAGGATGAGGCCAAGAAGAAGATAGCGCTGACCAACATGGGATCCATGGGCTACAGCAGCCACCTGCAGAGG GTTGATCAGAGGAGAGGCAAGAAGcagactgaaagagaaaagaagaagaaggttctCGCAGAGAGATGCAAACCCCTTAGCGTCTCTGATCTAAGCGAGGACAACCTGAG GGAAAAGGCCAAAGAGCTGTGGGAGTGGCTGCACAGGCTGGAGGCGATTAAATACGACCACTGCGAGAAGCTCAAGAGACAGAGATACGAG gtcGTCTCTCTCAGAAACCGCATTGACGAGCTGCAGAAACA CAGCAAGAAGGGAGCCGCCTCACGCCGCAGGAAGTGA